A stretch of Ligilactobacillus faecis DNA encodes these proteins:
- a CDS encoding PD-(D/E)XK nuclease family protein: MSLGFILGKASTDRQAVLLEEISKCQKEDPKAKIYYLVPNHIKFDSEVRILEHLAKQNEAHDLFATTALQVLSFSRLAWYFMKDRPEYQAPRLSQAGANMLVYKILREQKEKLTLFFSEQTRPGFITKLAKQLLELSTSLITSEDLKQSYQALEKEISEQDLLAKLHDLFVVYHEFEQLSQGKVFGTAPLLVALKQHLEKMDLSHSYFFLDGFSQFNASEMQVLESLMLHAKEVKVALVLDKAYVEKAPETSELFYRAGLTYHRLYQSARSAQVPVLLDQKAKVTRVSSDLVELEKYWIASNKLIGAQTPAELNGDLQVIAADDRVEEVRYLATTIRQLVLEKGYRYRDILVLSRHLDPYKNILEPTFKQFDIPVFIDLQKKMSDHPLVEFLNALLLVEQRGYRYEDLMRLLKTELLVPKDLSLAEFRNDLDLAENQVLRFGYQKKGWLEKDWVYSRFMTNLGTRTKLEDEITQKINVIRRFVSQVLPPFYEKLATAQNGQQAAEILLAFLQTNGVLDQLENWRQAALENDDLNASRREEQVWGVFCDLLDEYVETLGEEPFVVNDFLELLKAGFEGATYSQVPTTLDQVVISETGMVQPEDKKIVFLLGATDLVMPDVAVNETLLSDKERSELSTRLTNEQYLADNTEQILANEPFLNYLAFLTPTEKLYLSYPLTSGDEAELKCSPYVERIKDALELPLLRVSFNNSFENVTAHLGTKRTTLSELLRLERLAYEKRQDLSDEWRYVRQKLQSEDLFERLEESLRYKNIPERLSAASVKGLYGTKLNTSISRLEDFYADPYEYFLKYGLGLREREIFELNAANTGEYFHTLLDTFFKLLLRERRELKQLSAKEFDQYFTRSLESIAQMPQFAILDSSNRMRFLTRQLNKTAKQVGYAIKQQRNYNDVQTLQTEVLFGHIGQEKGLAGLEFLTPSKKLVQVRGKIDRIDDLVVEGKHYLSLVDYKSGAKKFEHAKAYFGLALQLLTYLDALAKNKQLIVSETDPDKIELAGALYMHLYDPTFKQKELYTRDYATEVLKKNKYQGLLVDQAAVLEKLDARLVDETGPSLIYPFRKNRDGTYRGSSAQNQLLTFEQLQALLTHNEELIKQAAEMIFAGRIDLAPARWSDGSALTYSPYEAIMQFDAMLPENNYYRLPTENTADILRFLAEEQGNQEEK; the protein is encoded by the coding sequence ATGAGTCTAGGATTTATTTTAGGAAAGGCTTCGACTGATCGCCAAGCGGTACTGCTAGAAGAGATCAGTAAATGTCAAAAAGAAGATCCAAAAGCTAAGATCTATTATTTAGTTCCGAATCATATCAAATTTGATTCAGAAGTTCGTATTTTAGAACATTTAGCTAAGCAAAATGAAGCCCACGATCTGTTTGCAACGACAGCACTCCAAGTTTTGTCATTCTCACGTTTAGCTTGGTACTTTATGAAAGATCGCCCCGAGTATCAAGCCCCGCGTCTTAGTCAAGCCGGTGCTAATATGCTCGTTTATAAAATTTTACGTGAGCAAAAAGAAAAGTTGACGCTCTTTTTCAGTGAACAAACGCGTCCGGGGTTTATCACGAAATTAGCTAAGCAGCTCTTAGAGTTGAGTACGTCTTTGATCACAAGTGAAGATCTAAAACAAAGTTATCAAGCATTGGAAAAAGAGATCTCAGAACAAGATCTTTTAGCTAAATTACATGACCTTTTTGTAGTCTACCATGAATTTGAACAGTTGAGTCAAGGTAAAGTTTTTGGGACAGCGCCGTTATTGGTCGCGCTAAAACAGCACCTTGAAAAAATGGATCTGAGCCATAGTTACTTTTTTCTAGATGGTTTCTCCCAATTCAATGCTAGTGAGATGCAAGTTTTAGAAAGCTTGATGTTACATGCTAAAGAAGTCAAAGTGGCTTTAGTTTTAGATAAAGCTTATGTTGAGAAGGCGCCTGAAACAAGTGAGCTCTTTTATCGAGCAGGCCTGACATATCATCGGTTATATCAAAGTGCGCGGAGTGCTCAAGTCCCAGTTTTACTTGATCAAAAAGCAAAAGTAACGCGGGTCAGCTCAGATCTAGTCGAATTAGAGAAATATTGGATCGCTTCCAATAAACTCATTGGCGCGCAAACACCAGCTGAGCTGAATGGAGATCTACAAGTGATCGCTGCCGATGACCGCGTCGAAGAAGTTCGCTATCTTGCAACGACGATCCGGCAACTTGTTTTAGAAAAAGGCTATCGTTATCGTGACATCTTAGTTTTGAGTCGCCATTTAGATCCGTATAAAAATATTTTAGAACCAACATTCAAGCAATTTGACATCCCAGTTTTTATCGATCTCCAAAAGAAAATGAGCGATCATCCGCTTGTTGAATTTTTAAATGCTTTATTATTAGTTGAGCAACGTGGTTATCGTTATGAAGATCTGATGCGCCTTTTAAAAACAGAGCTTTTGGTGCCTAAAGATCTATCCTTAGCTGAATTTCGTAATGACCTTGATCTAGCTGAAAACCAAGTTTTACGCTTTGGCTATCAAAAAAAAGGTTGGCTTGAAAAAGACTGGGTCTACTCACGGTTTATGACTAATTTAGGGACACGCACAAAACTTGAAGATGAGATCACTCAAAAGATCAATGTGATCCGGCGTTTTGTCAGTCAAGTGTTACCGCCATTTTATGAAAAATTAGCCACGGCCCAAAATGGGCAACAGGCAGCGGAAATTTTATTGGCGTTTTTACAGACAAATGGGGTCTTGGATCAATTGGAAAATTGGCGCCAAGCAGCGCTTGAAAACGACGATCTCAATGCATCTAGACGAGAAGAACAAGTTTGGGGCGTTTTTTGTGATCTATTAGATGAATATGTTGAAACTCTTGGAGAAGAACCATTTGTAGTCAATGATTTTTTAGAACTTTTAAAAGCTGGCTTTGAAGGGGCGACTTATAGTCAAGTTCCAACGACGCTTGATCAAGTCGTGATCTCAGAAACCGGAATGGTCCAACCAGAAGATAAAAAGATCGTTTTTCTTTTAGGTGCGACTGATCTAGTAATGCCAGATGTGGCAGTCAATGAGACGCTTTTAAGTGATAAAGAGCGAAGCGAATTAAGTACACGCCTGACGAACGAACAGTATTTAGCTGATAATACAGAGCAAATTTTAGCTAATGAACCTTTTTTGAACTATCTTGCCTTTTTAACGCCAACAGAAAAGCTCTATTTGAGTTATCCGTTGACGAGTGGCGATGAAGCTGAGTTAAAATGTTCACCTTATGTCGAACGGATCAAAGATGCGTTGGAGCTACCTTTACTGCGGGTCTCCTTTAACAATAGTTTTGAAAATGTCACTGCTCATTTAGGAACAAAGCGAACGACCTTGAGTGAGCTTTTAAGACTAGAACGTTTAGCTTATGAGAAAAGACAAGATCTCAGTGATGAGTGGCGGTATGTCCGTCAAAAGCTTCAGTCTGAGGATCTTTTTGAGCGCTTAGAAGAGAGTCTACGCTATAAAAATATTCCAGAACGTTTGAGTGCAGCAAGCGTCAAAGGTCTATATGGAACAAAGCTCAACACTTCGATCTCACGTCTTGAAGATTTTTATGCTGATCCATATGAATATTTCTTAAAATATGGGCTTGGTTTACGTGAACGTGAGATCTTTGAGCTCAATGCTGCTAATACAGGTGAGTATTTCCATACGCTGTTAGATACGTTCTTCAAGTTGCTTTTGCGCGAACGGCGTGAGTTGAAGCAGCTCTCAGCTAAAGAATTTGATCAGTATTTCACGCGTTCTTTAGAATCGATCGCGCAGATGCCTCAATTTGCGATCTTAGATAGCTCAAATCGCATGCGTTTTTTAACGCGTCAGTTGAATAAAACCGCTAAGCAAGTAGGCTATGCGATCAAGCAACAAAGAAATTATAATGATGTCCAAACACTTCAAACAGAAGTTTTATTTGGGCATATTGGACAAGAAAAAGGTCTAGCAGGATTAGAGTTTTTGACGCCAAGCAAAAAGCTCGTCCAAGTGCGCGGAAAGATCGACCGGATCGATGATCTTGTAGTTGAAGGTAAGCATTATTTGAGTTTAGTCGATTATAAATCAGGGGCCAAAAAATTCGAGCATGCTAAAGCTTACTTTGGTCTGGCCTTACAATTACTGACTTATCTGGATGCTTTAGCTAAAAACAAGCAACTTATCGTCTCAGAGACAGATCCAGACAAGATCGAGCTTGCAGGAGCTCTTTACATGCATTTATATGATCCAACTTTTAAACAAAAAGAGCTCTATACGCGTGACTATGCAACAGAAGTGCTGAAGAAAAATAAATACCAAGGTCTTTTAGTCGATCAAGCTGCAGTTTTAGAAAAATTAGATGCTAGATTGGTCGATGAGACTGGACCGTCTTTGATCTATCCGTTCCGTAAAAATCGGGATGGGACTTATAGAGGCTCAAGTGCTCAAAACCAGCTTTTGACGTTTGAACAACTGCAAGCTTTACTAACTCACAATGAAGAATTGATCAAACAAGCAGCTGAGATGATCTTTGCTGGGCGGATCGATCTAGCACCAGCTCGTTGGAGTGATGGCTCAGCCTTGACCTATAGCCCATATGAGGCGATCATGCAGTTTGATGCAATGTTACCAGAAAATAACTATTATCGGTTACCAACAGAAAATACGGCTGATATTTTACGCTTTTTAGCTGAAGAGCAAGGAAACCAGGAGGAAAAATAA
- the addA gene encoding helicase-exonuclease AddAB subunit AddA, translating into MAQITFTPGQERAIKARGHDILVAASAGSGKTRVLVERVIAKLKEGIEIDSMLILTFTEAAAREMKERIQKALRVAFNEEKDEAKKHFYLRQLAKVNLADISTIDAFCLKIVKSYYYVLDLDPDFRLLTDETERTLLRESVWEDVRERLYGKNDPLFEQLTLNFSNDRSDEGLTELVMELFDFANVNPDPKAWLNKLADNYTLVEDDLDQSPFYLQEFQPFVVYELKQIVAKLEQASALLETAPNENDKLTKLSVLYATEAEELLTLSHQVKQGCGFDELYQRLNAVKFKRAPAVRNLEADQIEVKEQAKLLRDEAKDRFTKLCETYFNSDKAQVTQTFSAAQKLAQKASEVVALFAKAYQTEKKRRHVLEFSDLEHLTYQILQTVTEQTNVRQLLKEKYQEIMIDEYQDTNQLQEAILTTISSNNMFMVGDVKQSIYAFRLADPTLFLGKYRTFALPETSGERIILAENFRSAENITQTTNFIFSQIMDEQIGEMDYDKSAQLVYGLKDHPKLTLPTEVLLYTSEEDPLVKKKDARPQMRWEHDPEQLTETFEVNSNLEGQIALVAKKIKDLHDEGYEIYDRETGKMRPLDYGDIAILSETRSEHLLLSEELKRLKIPFYVQKSQNYFQTTELRIMLALLSLIDNPYQDIELAAVLRSPIVGLKENELAYLRINDKTGDYYQAVLKFYQDEKNKAKEPFVQELYQKVAHFMKQLTYFRDLAHQNELAELILAIYTETGFLDYVGGMPGGAKRQANLHALYERAAQYEQSSFKGLFQFIRFIKKMQEKKDDLAEAVTKTTDNAVNVMTIHGSKGLEFPVVFLIDAAKKFNTRFLDRKYLLSEKSGLALTYLEPDKRIEYETLVKLLAREEAKKKSAAEKMRLLYVALTRAQEKLFIVAGYKTKEEAVKVLEQAKHSTNRLLDDELRANAKSFMDWILPALYRKKEITDALALPEAYLTETLVAVEAELTLSFSTYNDLVSSELEANKLTLDEWLKLQVPSKTYPKIDQILGGIYPKQVATKTTAYQAVSEIKRLFDDPDLEKMQRLSLNKEAGALRKVGEFKTPKFMTTKVQVTPAEVGTAVHLILQKMPLTKEPTLQSVKGLLDELVRGQLISPEVAQKIELEKIVLFYQSDLGKQLLASPKAVEREVMFSMTLPAGQVFAELSADLTDPILVHGIMDGYVITQDDEVILFDYKTDKVLGKTGIQKIKERYQGQLNLYQLALEKILGKKVTHKYLYLLDNAQLVEI; encoded by the coding sequence ATGGCACAAATAACTTTTACGCCTGGACAGGAACGGGCGATCAAAGCGCGGGGACATGATATTTTAGTGGCCGCTTCAGCTGGTTCGGGAAAAACCCGTGTCTTAGTTGAACGTGTGATCGCTAAATTAAAAGAAGGCATCGAGATCGATTCGATGTTGATCTTGACCTTTACTGAAGCGGCTGCCCGTGAGATGAAAGAGCGGATCCAAAAAGCTTTACGTGTAGCCTTTAATGAAGAAAAAGATGAAGCAAAAAAGCATTTTTATTTGCGCCAACTAGCGAAAGTCAATTTGGCTGATATCAGCACGATCGATGCTTTTTGTTTGAAGATCGTCAAAAGTTATTACTATGTTTTAGATCTTGATCCTGATTTTCGTCTATTGACAGATGAAACTGAGCGAACGCTTTTGCGCGAAAGCGTTTGGGAAGATGTTCGGGAACGTTTATACGGAAAAAATGATCCACTTTTTGAACAGTTGACGCTCAACTTTTCAAATGACCGTAGTGATGAAGGTTTGACTGAACTGGTGATGGAATTATTTGATTTTGCCAATGTCAATCCTGATCCTAAAGCTTGGTTGAATAAATTAGCTGATAATTACACGCTAGTTGAAGATGATCTTGATCAAAGTCCTTTTTATTTGCAAGAATTTCAACCTTTTGTCGTTTACGAACTAAAACAGATCGTCGCTAAATTAGAACAAGCTAGCGCGCTTTTAGAAACTGCGCCAAATGAAAATGATAAATTGACTAAGTTGAGCGTCTTATATGCTACAGAAGCAGAAGAATTACTAACTTTGAGCCACCAAGTAAAACAAGGATGTGGTTTTGACGAACTCTACCAGCGCTTGAATGCAGTGAAATTCAAACGTGCTCCAGCTGTCCGGAATTTAGAAGCAGATCAGATCGAAGTAAAAGAGCAAGCAAAACTATTGCGCGATGAAGCTAAAGACCGCTTTACTAAACTATGTGAAACGTATTTTAATAGCGATAAAGCACAAGTGACGCAGACTTTTTCAGCCGCACAAAAATTAGCCCAAAAGGCAAGTGAGGTCGTGGCTTTATTTGCTAAAGCTTATCAGACTGAGAAAAAAAGACGTCATGTTTTAGAATTTAGTGACTTAGAGCATCTAACGTATCAGATCTTACAAACTGTCACAGAACAAACGAACGTTCGCCAATTACTTAAAGAAAAATACCAAGAGATCATGATCGATGAGTATCAAGATACAAATCAGTTGCAAGAAGCGATCTTAACAACGATCTCAAGTAATAATATGTTTATGGTAGGGGATGTCAAACAGTCGATCTATGCCTTTCGTTTAGCTGATCCGACCCTATTTTTAGGTAAATATCGGACATTTGCTTTGCCTGAGACGTCAGGTGAACGGATCATTTTAGCCGAAAACTTTCGTTCAGCTGAAAATATCACGCAAACGACAAACTTCATTTTTTCACAGATCATGGATGAACAGATCGGTGAGATGGATTATGATAAAAGTGCGCAACTTGTTTATGGTTTAAAAGATCACCCTAAACTGACACTTCCGACTGAAGTATTGTTATATACGTCAGAAGAAGATCCGCTTGTTAAAAAGAAAGATGCGCGCCCACAGATGCGTTGGGAGCATGACCCAGAGCAGCTGACAGAAACATTTGAAGTCAATAGTAATTTAGAAGGGCAGATCGCTTTAGTCGCTAAAAAGATCAAAGATCTCCACGATGAAGGCTATGAGATCTATGATCGTGAAACTGGAAAAATGCGCCCGCTAGATTATGGCGATATTGCGATCTTATCTGAGACCAGAAGTGAGCATTTATTATTATCAGAGGAACTCAAGCGTTTAAAGATCCCATTTTATGTGCAAAAATCACAAAACTATTTTCAAACGACTGAGCTACGGATCATGTTAGCCTTGCTTTCTCTCATCGATAATCCGTACCAAGACATCGAACTTGCAGCTGTTTTACGTTCGCCGATCGTTGGCTTAAAAGAAAACGAATTAGCTTATTTACGGATCAACGATAAAACGGGTGATTATTATCAAGCAGTCTTGAAGTTTTATCAAGATGAAAAAAATAAAGCAAAAGAACCTTTTGTGCAAGAGCTCTATCAAAAGGTCGCGCATTTTATGAAACAATTGACTTATTTTCGTGATTTAGCGCACCAAAATGAACTTGCCGAACTTATTTTAGCGATCTACACGGAAACTGGCTTTTTAGATTATGTTGGAGGAATGCCTGGTGGAGCCAAACGCCAAGCTAATTTGCATGCGCTCTATGAGCGGGCCGCTCAATATGAGCAAAGTAGTTTTAAGGGCTTATTTCAGTTTATTCGCTTTATCAAGAAGATGCAGGAGAAAAAAGATGATCTGGCTGAAGCAGTCACGAAAACGACAGATAATGCAGTCAATGTGATGACGATCCATGGAAGTAAAGGTTTGGAGTTTCCAGTCGTCTTTTTGATCGACGCTGCGAAAAAATTTAACACGCGTTTTCTTGATAGAAAATATCTTTTAAGTGAAAAAAGTGGCTTAGCTTTGACTTATCTTGAACCAGACAAACGGATCGAATATGAGACCTTGGTCAAATTACTAGCGCGTGAAGAAGCCAAGAAAAAAAGTGCAGCTGAAAAAATGCGTTTACTTTATGTTGCTTTGACACGAGCGCAAGAAAAACTCTTCATCGTTGCAGGCTATAAAACAAAAGAAGAAGCTGTAAAGGTGCTCGAGCAAGCCAAGCATTCAACGAACCGACTTTTAGACGATGAATTGCGGGCTAATGCTAAGAGCTTTATGGATTGGATCTTACCCGCATTATATCGCAAAAAAGAAATAACTGATGCACTAGCGCTACCAGAGGCTTATTTAACTGAAACTTTAGTCGCAGTAGAAGCTGAGCTGACTTTAAGCTTTAGCACTTATAATGATCTGGTATCTTCTGAGCTTGAAGCTAACAAACTGACACTTGATGAATGGCTCAAGTTACAAGTTCCAAGTAAGACTTATCCTAAGATCGATCAGATCTTAGGGGGGATCTATCCTAAACAAGTCGCAACGAAGACAACAGCTTATCAAGCCGTTTCTGAGATAAAACGTTTATTTGATGATCCTGATCTAGAAAAAATGCAACGCTTATCTTTAAATAAAGAAGCAGGGGCTTTACGTAAAGTCGGTGAATTTAAGACCCCTAAATTTATGACGACAAAAGTTCAAGTTACCCCTGCAGAAGTCGGGACAGCTGTTCATTTGATCTTGCAAAAAATGCCGTTGACAAAAGAGCCGACGCTCCAAAGTGTTAAAGGGCTCTTAGATGAATTAGTCAGAGGTCAGTTAATCAGCCCTGAAGTGGCCCAAAAGATCGAACTAGAAAAGATCGTCTTATTTTATCAAAGTGATTTAGGAAAACAGCTTTTAGCCTCACCCAAAGCAGTAGAACGTGAAGTGATGTTTTCGATGACTTTACCTGCAGGTCAAGTTTTTGCTGAACTTTCAGCCGATCTGACTGATCCGATCTTAGTCCATGGGATCATGGACGGCTATGTCATCACCCAAGATGATGAGGTGATCTTATTTGACTATAAGACTGATAAAGTTTTAGGCAAAACTGGGATCCAAAAGATCAAAGAGCGTTATCAAGGACAGTTGAACCTTTATCAGCTGGCATTGGAAAAGATCTTAGGCAAAAAAGTCACGCATAAATATCTTTATTTATTAGATAATGCCCAACTCGTAGAAATTTGA
- a CDS encoding IS1182 family transposase, protein MHSHYNINQTILNISLEYIPEKNHPALYINELVESLELKYNYQFGRPREYDLAAMLKLTLLAYSYGIFSSRKIERFARENKPAGWLIADQVPSYRTICRFRISDELATLTQESLTKLTAFLKKHNLIDDISFIDGTKILADANKYSFVWKKNVVRFDELNRQKVVELLGELHEAKVIGKIPKGSDLTLEALDVIIAKFEDYLVALDQKVEETRQVSPNPAKQERRKLKATYKKLLTRKEKMQNHQKQKDILRERNSYSKTDHDATFMRVKEDPMLNGQLKPAYNLQIATSNQFITGYKLFANPTDTRTLPTFIDHLNDNGVLGSTIVADAGYGSESNYRFCDDNYGDRTVLIPYGTMLKENSRKWKTDDHKIMNWSYNEKDDYYLDLNGVRFNFSNYSKRTDKYGFTRDFKVYTAEKFDDDHLIDPRALTKSGHVRKIMVNNAWEYFKAQQRALLSSSNTGSIYARRKIDVEPVFGRLKASLGFNRFSVRGSERVEKEMGIVVLAMNINKLVTVVTKINKIRKEKVSQKSNFRFLRYFSLIETTYVTASF, encoded by the coding sequence ATACACAGTCATTATAACATTAATCAGACTATTTTGAACATCTCTTTAGAATATATTCCTGAAAAAAATCATCCAGCTCTCTACATCAATGAACTTGTTGAAAGTTTAGAACTCAAGTATAACTATCAATTTGGACGCCCTCGTGAATATGATCTAGCTGCTATGCTAAAGCTCACTTTACTTGCTTATAGCTATGGTATCTTTAGTAGTCGAAAAATTGAGAGATTTGCTCGCGAAAATAAGCCTGCTGGTTGGTTGATCGCTGATCAAGTCCCTTCTTATCGAACTATTTGTCGTTTTCGGATCTCTGATGAGTTAGCTACCTTAACACAAGAGAGTTTAACTAAATTGACAGCTTTTCTAAAAAAACATAATCTGATTGATGACATTTCTTTCATTGACGGTACGAAGATCCTTGCGGATGCTAATAAGTATTCTTTTGTCTGGAAGAAAAATGTCGTTCGTTTTGATGAGCTCAATCGTCAAAAAGTTGTTGAACTTTTAGGCGAGCTCCACGAAGCTAAAGTTATCGGAAAGATCCCCAAAGGATCTGACCTGACTTTGGAAGCATTAGATGTAATAATTGCCAAGTTTGAAGATTATCTAGTTGCTTTAGATCAAAAAGTCGAAGAAACTAGACAAGTATCGCCGAACCCTGCGAAACAAGAACGTCGAAAATTAAAGGCAACCTACAAAAAACTATTAACGCGTAAAGAAAAAATGCAAAATCACCAAAAACAAAAAGACATCCTTAGAGAACGAAATAGTTACTCTAAAACTGACCATGATGCTACTTTTATGCGTGTAAAAGAAGATCCAATGTTAAACGGACAACTAAAACCTGCTTATAATCTTCAAATTGCTACTAGTAACCAGTTTATTACCGGGTATAAGTTATTTGCTAATCCAACTGATACAAGAACGCTTCCTACTTTTATTGACCATTTGAATGACAATGGCGTACTTGGTTCAACTATCGTTGCTGATGCTGGGTATGGTTCTGAGAGTAATTATCGTTTTTGTGACGATAATTACGGTGATCGCACCGTTTTGATCCCTTATGGGACAATGCTCAAAGAGAATAGTCGCAAATGGAAAACTGATGATCATAAAATCATGAATTGGTCTTATAATGAAAAAGATGACTATTATTTAGACCTTAACGGTGTTAGATTCAATTTTTCAAACTATTCTAAAAGAACTGATAAGTATGGATTTACTAGAGATTTTAAAGTATATACTGCTGAAAAATTTGATGATGATCATTTGATAGATCCCCGAGCCTTAACTAAAAGTGGACACGTAAGGAAGATCATGGTCAATAATGCCTGGGAATATTTTAAAGCACAACAACGAGCTTTACTTTCATCTTCTAATACTGGATCAATCTATGCACGGCGCAAAATTGATGTTGAACCTGTTTTTGGAAGATTGAAGGCTTCTTTGGGATTCAACCGATTCTCAGTTAGGGGGAGCGAAAGAGTCGAAAAGGAAATGGGCATTGTAGTTTTGGCAATGAATATCAACAAATTAGTCACAGTAGTGACCAAGATAAACAAAATACGTAAAGAAAAAGTATCTCAGAAATCAAATTTTCGATTTCTGAGATACTTTTCTCTTATAGAGACTACTTATGTCACAGCCTCTTTTTGA